The following are encoded in a window of Sminthopsis crassicaudata isolate SCR6 chromosome 5, ASM4859323v1, whole genome shotgun sequence genomic DNA:
- the NPHP3 gene encoding nephrocystin-3, producing the protein MGTASSLVSPAGGEVIEDTYGGGGGEACEIPVEVKPKARLLRGSFRRAGAAGAGAGAAAGAGSGARGAGGLLGASFKSTGSSVPELEYAAAECERLKKEYEIFRVSKNQELLAMGRREAKLDTENKRLRAELQALQKTYQKILREKESALEAKYQAMERAATFEQDRDKVKRQFKIFRETKENEIQDLLRAKRELEAKLQRLQAQGIQVFDPEESDSDDNCTDVTATGTQCDYWRGGALGREPSIGSMMQLQQSHRGPEFAHSSIDVEGPFANVNRDDWDAAVASLLQVTPLFSHSLWSNTVRCYLINTDETQPEMDIFLRDYSPKLQRMCETIGYFFHAIYFPIENGNHYFNVRKWEIEKSSLVILFIHLTLPSCLLEDCEEAFLKNSEGKPRLIYHRLEDGQVSSDSVQRLIEQVSYLNKSNKAKIIDHQGEPAEGVYKTYNYVEKIIKQDILGFENTEQEMKDLDNEEDSTIPEEDDYGDVLWDIHDEQEQMEAFQQASNSAYDLGFEKYYQRLNDLVAAAAPIPPLLVSGGPGSGKSLLLSKWIQLQQKHSPNTLILYHFVGRPMSTSSESASIIKRLTLKLMQHSWSVSGLTLDPGKLLEEFPRWLEKLSARHQGSIIIIIDSIDQVQQVEKHMKWLIDPLPVNVRVIVSVNVETCPPAWRLWPTLHLDPLNSKDAKALITAECSCVDIKLTKDQEKKLERHCRSATTCNALYVTLLCKMITRAGKASSIDEILQQCFQCQDTVSLYRLVLRSIQESMENDKERNLMKEILCLVTVSHNGVSESELMELYPDLSWPVLTSLIHSLHKMCLLTYGCGLLRFQHLQAWETVRLEYMEESQDISTYREKLIEYFTSQLSKARVTWRCADELPWLFQQQGNKQKLHECLLNLFVSQNLYKRGHFAELLSYWQLVGRDKGSMAAEYFDSLKQYEKNCEGEESMMSLADLYETLGRFLKDLGLLSQAIVPLQRSLEIRETALDPDHPRVAQSLHQLASVYVQWKKFGNAEQLYKQALEILENAYGSEHPLIARELDALATLYQKQNKYEQAEHLRKKSFKIRQKVARRKGNLYGFALLRRRALQLEELTLSKDTPDNARTLNELGVLYYLQNNLEAADLFLKRSLDMRERVLGPDHPDCAQSLNNLAALYNEKQQYAEAEELYERALNIRRRALAPDHPSLAYTGKHLAILYKKLGKLDKAVPLYELAVEIRQKSFGPKHPSVATALVNLAVLYSQMKKPIEALPLYERALKIYEDSLGRMHPRVGETLKNLAVLSYEGGDFEKAAVLYKRAMDIKEAETSLVGGNALSRHSSSGDTFSLKTTLSPNVFLLHGQR; encoded by the exons gCACTTCAGAAAACTTATCAGAAGATACTTCGAGAAAAGGAAAGTGCTTTAGAAGCTAAATATCAAGCTATGGAGAGAGCAGCAACATTTGAACAAGATAGAGATAAAGTTAAAAGACAATTCAAG atttttcgggaaactaaggaaaatgaaATCCAGGACTTGTTAAGAGCCAAGCGAGAACTGGAGGCCAAACTTCAGAGACTCCAGGCTCAAGGCATTCAGGTCTTTGATCCCGAGGAGTCTGATTCCGATGACAATTGCACAGATGTCACTG CTACTGGAACTCAATGTGACTACTGGCGTGGCGGTGCCTTGGGGAGGGAGCCCTCCATAGGCAGTATGATGCAGCTTCAACAGTCTCACAGGGGACCTGAGTTTGCTCATAGTTCCATAGATGTAGAAGGACCATTTGCAAATGTTAACCGAG ACGACTGGGATGCTGCTGTGGCTAGTTTACTACAAGTTACTCCATTGTTCTCACATTCTTTGTGGAGTAATACAGTCAGATGTTACCTCATCAACACGGATGAAACGCAGCCCGAAATGGACATTTTTTTGAGG GACTATTCACCCAAACTCCAAAGGATGTGTGAGACAATAGGATATTTCTTCCATGCAATTTATTTTCCAATAGAGAATGGAAATCATTATTTCAATGtaagaaaatgggaaattgagaagaGTTCATtagttattttgtttattcatttaactTTGCCAAG CTGTTTGTTGGAGGACTGTGAAGAGGCATTTTTGAAAAACTCTGAAGGAAAGCCTCGATTGATCTATCATCGCTTGGAGGATGGCCAAGTCAGCTCTGACTCTGTCCAGCGGCTGATCGAACAAGTTTCTTACTTGAACAAATCTAACAAGGCCAAg attattgaCCACCAAGGAGAGCCTGCAGAAGGAGTATATAAAACTTATAATTATgtggaaaaaattattaaacag GATATATTGGGCTTTGAGAACACAGAACaagaaatgaaagatttggacAATGAAGAGGATTCTACCATTCCAGAAGAAGATGATTATGGTGACGTTTTGTGGGACATCCATGATGAACAAGAGCAAATGGAGGCTTTTCAACAAGCTTCTAATTCAGCATATGATCTAGGATTTGAGAAA TATTATCAGCGCCTAAATGACCTTGTGGCAGCAGCAGCACCCATCCCACCCCTTCTTGTGTCCGGAGGACCAGGCTCTGGGAAATCACTTCTTTTATCTAAATG GATTCAGCTGCAACAAAAGCATTCTCCAAACACCCTAATTCTGTATCACTTTGTGGGGAGGCCCATGTCCACCAGCTCAGAGTCAGCCTCAATAATTAAAAGATTGACTTTAAAG CTGATGCAGCATTCCTGGTCAGTATCTGGGCTAACACTGGATCCCGGTAAACTCCTCGAGGAGTTTCCACGGTGGTTAGAAAAGCTCTCTGCTCGTCATCAAGGcagtattatcatcattattgatTCTATAGATCAAGTTCAG caaGTTGAAAAGCACATGAAATGGCTGATAGATCCCCTGCCTGTGAATGTGAGAGTAATTGTGTCTGTGAATGTAGAAACATGCCCTCCGGCATGGAG GTTGTGGCCAACACTTCATCTGGATCCCTTAAATTCAAAAGATGCAAAAGCTCTTATTACTGCAGAATGTAGCTGTGTAGATATCAAGTTGACCAAAGACCAG GAAAAGAAACTCGAGCGACACTGTCGATCTGCTACTACCTGCAACGCCTTATATGTCACCCTTTTGTGTAAAATGATCACGCG GGCTGGAAAAGCCAGCAGCATAGATGAAATCTTGCAGCAGTGTTTCCAGTGTCAGGATACCGTGTCCTTGTATAGGCTGGTGCTGCGATCGATTCAGGAATCCATGGAAAATGATAAAGAGAGGAACCTAATGAAGGAG ATCCTCTGCCTGGTCACTGTCAGTCACAATGGAGTGAGTGAATCAGAACTGATGGAACTCTACCCTGACCTGTCCTGGCCAGTCCTGACATCTCTCATTCATAGTTTGCACAAAATGTGTTTATTGACGTATGGCTGTGGCTTACTCAGGTTCCAGCATCTCCAG gctTGGGAAACAGTGAGATTAGAATATATGGAAGAAAGTCAAGATATTTCTACCTATAGAGAAAAGTTAATTGAATATTTCACTTCCCAACTAag TAAAGCCCGAGTGACCTGGAGGTGTGCAGATGAGCTCCCTTGGCTTTTCCAACAACAAGGCAACAAACAGAAGTTGCACGAATGTCTGCTCAACCTCTTTGTGTCTCAGAATCTTTATAAAAG AGGACACTTTGCTGAGTTGCTGAGCTATTGGCAACTCGTTGGGAGAGATAAGGGATCCATGGCTGCCGAATATTTTGATTCCTTGAAGCAGTATGAGAAAAACTGTGAAGGAGAAGAAAGCATGATGTCTTTAGCTGATCTCTATGAAACCTTGGGTCGATTTCTCAAGGACCTCGGCCTTCTCAGTCAG GCTATTGTTCCCTTGCAGAGGTCTTTAGAAATCCGAGAAACAGCCCTGGATCCAGATCATCCTCGAGTGGCCCAGTCCCTCCATCAGCTGGCAAGTGTTTACGTGCAGTGGAAAAAATTTGGCAATGCCGAGCAGCTCTATAAACAGGCCCTGGAAATCCTGGAGAATGCTTATGGTTCTGAGCACCCTCTTATTGCCCGGGAGCTGGATGCACTTGCAACCTTGTATCAGAAACAAAACAA ATATGAACAAGCTGAACATCTAAGGAAAAAGTCCTTTAAAATCCGACAGAAAGTTGCAAGGAGAAAAGGCAATTtg TATGGATTTGCTCTCCTACGTCGGCGGGCTCTACAGTTAGAAGAACTTACATTAAGCAAAGACACACCGGATAATGCTCGAACCCTCAATGAGTTGGGTGTTCTCTATTATCTGCAAAATAATCTTGA GGCTGCCGATCTGTTTCTGAAACGCTCCTTAGACATGAGAGAGCGAGTCTTGGGGCCGGACCATCCTGACTGCGCCCAGTCTCTGAACAACCTGGCCGCTCTCTACAATGAGAAGCAGCAGTATGCAGAGGCAGAGGAACTCTATGAGCGAGCCCTGAATATTAGGAGGAGAGCACTGGCCCCCGACCACCCCTCGCTGGCATATACAGGGAAGCATCTTGCAATCCTGTACAAGAAACTG GGGAAACTTGATAAGGCTGTGCCTTTATATGAACTGGCTGTAGAAATACGTCAGAAATCTTTTGGTCCAAAACATCCTAGTGTGGCTACTGCCTTGGTAAACCTTGCTGTCCTTTATAGCCAAATG AAAAAGCCTATTGAAGCCTTACCACTGTATGAACGAGCATTAAAGATTTATGAAGACAGCCTGGGTCGGATGCACCCACGAGTGGGTGAAACACTGAAAAATTTGGCTGTGCTGAG CTATGAAGGAGGAGATTTTGAAAAGGCTGCTGTGCTCTACAAGAGAGCAATGGATATAAAAGAAGCAGAAACATCTCTCGTCGGAGGAAATGCTCTCTCGAGGCACTCATCCAGTGGAGATACGTTTAGTTTAAAAACAACCCTTTCCCCCAATGTTTTCCTTCTCCATGGGCAAAGGTAG